A region of Streptomyces halobius DNA encodes the following proteins:
- a CDS encoding alkaline phosphatase PhoX, which yields MTATRRQILARTGALGAGITFAGSLSEIFAGTATARTMGQGGYGPLIPDPDGLLDLPKGFRYKVLSREGDPLPSGEGNVPSNCDGMAAFPGKGGRRHLVRNHENRTASRSAVPTVRGLTYDPGGEGGCTALELDAGNGVRSERVAIAGTSTNCAGGPTPWNTWLTCEETEFRAGDENYTKDHGFIFEVDPYDPRRTGAVPLTAMGRFQHEAIAVDPRTGTVYETEDAFEKPFGLFYRFLPNKPLGGRGSLRAGGRLQALRVPGVPDLSTVQQPGTTFDHVTWVDVPDPLARRTPIRFQDFGPGGITHAQKLEGCYWGGSCVYFVASFAHRKDGSAADHYGQVWRYDPKRRRLTQVVVFGPDSDLQLPGESPDNICLAPSGGLMVCEDGDGAQHVYGLTRRGKVYAMARGRQNIGTPEKPKWGEFAGVTFSPDHRTMYVNCYEPGTTFAVMGSFV from the coding sequence ATGACTGCGACACGACGTCAGATCCTGGCCAGAACCGGTGCGCTGGGCGCGGGGATCACCTTCGCCGGCAGCCTCTCGGAGATCTTCGCGGGGACCGCGACCGCCCGGACCATGGGACAGGGCGGCTACGGCCCGCTGATCCCGGACCCCGACGGTCTGCTCGACCTCCCCAAGGGCTTCCGCTACAAGGTCCTCTCCCGGGAGGGCGACCCGCTGCCCTCCGGCGAGGGCAATGTCCCCAGCAACTGCGACGGGATGGCCGCCTTCCCCGGGAAGGGCGGCCGCAGGCACCTCGTACGCAACCACGAGAACCGTACGGCGTCCCGCTCCGCCGTCCCCACCGTCCGCGGCCTGACCTACGACCCCGGCGGCGAGGGCGGCTGTACGGCCCTGGAACTCGACGCGGGCAACGGCGTCCGCTCCGAACGTGTCGCCATCGCCGGCACCTCCACCAACTGCGCGGGCGGCCCCACTCCCTGGAACACCTGGCTGACCTGCGAGGAGACCGAGTTCCGGGCCGGTGACGAGAACTACACCAAGGACCACGGCTTCATCTTCGAGGTCGATCCGTACGACCCGCGCCGCACCGGCGCCGTGCCGCTGACCGCGATGGGCCGCTTCCAGCACGAGGCGATCGCCGTGGACCCCAGGACCGGCACCGTCTACGAGACCGAGGACGCCTTCGAGAAGCCGTTCGGGCTCTTCTACCGCTTTCTGCCCAACAAGCCGCTGGGCGGCCGGGGTTCGCTCCGGGCCGGTGGCCGCCTCCAGGCGCTGCGCGTCCCCGGCGTGCCCGACCTGTCCACCGTCCAGCAGCCGGGCACCACCTTCGACCACGTCACCTGGGTCGACGTCCCCGACCCGCTCGCACGCCGCACCCCCATCCGCTTCCAGGACTTCGGCCCCGGGGGCATCACCCACGCCCAGAAGCTGGAGGGCTGCTACTGGGGCGGCTCCTGCGTCTACTTCGTCGCCAGCTTCGCGCACCGCAAGGACGGTTCGGCGGCCGACCACTACGGCCAGGTGTGGAGGTACGACCCGAAGCGGCGCCGCCTCACCCAGGTCGTCGTCTTCGGACCGGACAGCGACCTGCAGCTCCCCGGAGAGTCCCCCGACAACATCTGCCTCGCACCCAGCGGCGGCCTGATGGTCTGCGAGGACGGCGACGGCGCCCAACATGTGTACGGGCTGACCCGGCGCGGCAAGGTCTACGCGATGGCGCGCGGCCGGCAGAACATCGGCACCCCGGAGAAGCCGAAATGGGGAGAGTTCGCGGGCGTGACGTTCTCGCCCGACCACCGGACCATGTATGTCAACTGCTATGAGCCGGGGACTACGTTCGCGGTGATGGGGTCGTTTGTTTAA
- a CDS encoding DUF1269 domain-containing protein, which produces MNDNVLFLNVDGPQAGHRALDALRQAHVDGEVKLREGAVVARDADGALDFPDAVDNTGTARAFAVGGLIGGLLGILGGPLGVMIGFGAGGLVGGAHDARETTAANAALEMLAAEVPPGSTVLVAEIVEGDSAYVDGLLASYGTVARYPAQEIRKEVEEAITERR; this is translated from the coding sequence ATGAACGACAACGTCCTCTTCCTGAACGTCGACGGCCCACAGGCCGGCCACCGTGCGCTCGATGCGCTGCGGCAGGCGCACGTCGACGGCGAGGTGAAGCTGCGCGAGGGGGCAGTCGTCGCGCGCGACGCCGACGGCGCCCTCGACTTCCCCGATGCCGTCGACAACACCGGCACCGCCCGTGCCTTCGCCGTCGGCGGGCTGATCGGCGGGCTCCTTGGCATTCTCGGCGGCCCGCTCGGCGTCATGATCGGCTTCGGCGCGGGCGGGCTTGTGGGCGGGGCCCATGACGCGCGCGAAACGACGGCGGCGAATGCGGCACTAGAGATGCTGGCGGCGGAGGTGCCACCGGGTAGCACGGTGCTGGTCGCCGAGATCGTCGAGGGCGATTCGGCGTATGTGGACGGGCTGCTCGCCTCTTACGGGACGGTGGCGCGGTATCCCGCGCAGGAGATCCGCAAGGAGGTGGAGGAGGCGATCACGGAGAGACGCTAG
- a CDS encoding indole-3-glycerol phosphate synthase, with protein sequence MIEKPLTPADVEFVSSLHGDDPTSFVVLMQPRGKQDILLRAIDDVALGEFDDAVREGAETAGAQAELPAERALSHTLDALRARGAEAIGQVVEKHPIDLLKSVVEQTKADEVIVLTTPHFVEEFFHRDWASRARHKVGVPVLKLFSHTADDQSQDSGES encoded by the coding sequence ATGATCGAGAAGCCCCTGACGCCCGCCGACGTGGAGTTTGTGAGCTCGCTGCACGGCGACGACCCGACCTCCTTCGTCGTCCTCATGCAGCCGCGCGGCAAGCAGGACATCCTGCTGCGGGCGATCGACGACGTCGCGCTCGGCGAGTTCGACGACGCGGTACGCGAGGGCGCGGAGACGGCGGGCGCGCAGGCCGAACTCCCCGCCGAACGCGCCCTCTCGCACACCCTCGACGCGCTGCGCGCCAGGGGGGCCGAGGCCATCGGGCAGGTCGTCGAGAAGCACCCCATCGACCTGCTGAAGTCCGTCGTCGAGCAGACCAAGGCGGACGAGGTGATCGTGCTGACCACCCCGCACTTCGTCGAGGAGTTCTTTCACCGCGACTGGGCCTCCCGCGCCCGCCACAAGGTCGGCGTGCCGGTCCTCAAGCTGTTCTCGCACACGGCCGACGACCAGTCGCAGGACTCCGGCGAGAGCTGA
- a CDS encoding pyrimidine reductase family protein, with protein sequence MRRLFPLPAPSVPAPDAGRPVAVPDSVEREWTLDELADAYAYPEADDPVRAGRPGWLRANMVSSVDGAAHHEGRSQPLSSAADMRIFGVLRALADAVVVGAETVRQEGYRPARAREAFAARRAAAGQRPAPAIAVVTAGLGLDFTLPLFTGPLVPTLVLTGAGAPADRVREARAAGVEVLFAGEGLGVDPERVAGALAGRGLTRLLTEGGPRLLGQFAAAGTLDEMCLSLAPVVAVGDAPRIMNGPAVPVPERFSLVSVLEEAGFLFTRYRRS encoded by the coding sequence ATGCGACGCCTGTTCCCCCTTCCCGCCCCGTCCGTGCCCGCCCCCGACGCCGGGCGCCCCGTAGCGGTCCCCGACTCCGTGGAGCGTGAGTGGACGCTGGACGAGCTGGCCGATGCCTATGCGTATCCGGAGGCGGACGATCCGGTGCGGGCGGGCCGGCCGGGGTGGCTGCGCGCGAACATGGTCTCGTCCGTGGACGGCGCGGCCCATCACGAGGGCCGCTCGCAGCCGCTCTCCAGCGCCGCCGATATGCGGATCTTCGGCGTGCTGCGGGCCCTCGCGGACGCGGTGGTGGTCGGCGCGGAAACGGTCCGGCAGGAGGGGTACCGGCCGGCCCGCGCCCGGGAGGCGTTCGCCGCCCGCCGGGCCGCCGCCGGGCAGCGGCCGGCCCCCGCCATCGCCGTGGTGACGGCCGGTCTGGGGCTGGATTTCACCCTGCCGCTGTTCACCGGGCCGCTGGTCCCGACGCTCGTCCTGACCGGCGCGGGCGCCCCCGCCGACCGGGTGCGCGAGGCCCGTGCGGCAGGTGTGGAGGTGCTGTTCGCGGGCGAGGGCCTGGGCGTCGATCCGGAGCGGGTGGCCGGGGCGCTCGCGGGACGGGGGCTCACCCGGCTGCTCACCGAGGGCGGGCCGAGGCTGCTGGGGCAGTTCGCGGCGGCCGGGACGCTGGACGAGATGTGTCTGTCGCTGGCTCCGGTCGTTGCCGTCGGTGACGCTCCGCGGATCATGAACGGTCCGGCGGTCCCGGTTCCCGAACGCTTCTCGCTGGTCTCCGTGCTGGAGGAGGCCGGGTTTCTGTTCACCCGCTACCGTCGGTCGTGA
- the zapE gene encoding cell division protein ZapE, translating to MSPSQSSSPPPAPIAGEPADGSDAAPAALTARAPHVPAEHLVAEMVPPPRFQGARFDTYIPDPQQASQGEAVDVLSAFAASIDGGTRAGKRRWFGKSAKKSTAPKGPRGVYLDGGYGVGKTHLLASLWHATPAPAEHKAFGTFVELTNLVGALGFQQTVRTLSGHRLLCIDEFELDDPGDTVLVSTLLGKLVDNGVALAATSNTLPGKLGEGRFAAADFLREIQGLSAHFRPLRIDGEDYRHRGLPEAPAPYDDATVTRTAYRTPGASLDDFPSLLEHLSKVHPSRYGAMCDGIQAVCLTDVQAVPDQSTALRLVVLADRLYDREVPVLASGKPFDELFSDEMLRGGYRKKYFRAISRLTALARDAGALVAG from the coding sequence GTGTCACCTTCCCAGTCCTCGTCCCCGCCGCCCGCCCCGATAGCCGGAGAGCCGGCCGACGGGAGCGACGCGGCCCCCGCCGCGCTCACCGCACGCGCCCCGCACGTCCCGGCCGAGCATCTGGTCGCCGAGATGGTGCCGCCGCCGCGCTTCCAGGGCGCCCGCTTCGACACCTACATCCCGGACCCGCAGCAGGCCAGCCAAGGCGAGGCCGTCGACGTCCTGAGCGCCTTCGCGGCGAGCATCGACGGCGGGACACGTGCGGGCAAGCGGCGCTGGTTCGGCAAGAGCGCCAAGAAGAGCACGGCCCCCAAGGGCCCGCGCGGTGTCTACCTGGACGGCGGCTACGGCGTCGGCAAGACCCATCTCCTCGCCTCCCTGTGGCACGCCACCCCCGCCCCGGCCGAGCACAAGGCGTTCGGCACCTTCGTCGAGCTGACCAACCTCGTCGGCGCCCTCGGCTTCCAGCAGACCGTACGCACCCTCAGCGGCCACCGTCTGCTGTGCATCGACGAGTTCGAACTGGACGATCCCGGCGACACGGTCCTGGTCTCCACACTGCTCGGCAAGCTGGTGGACAACGGGGTGGCGCTGGCCGCCACCTCCAACACCCTGCCCGGCAAGCTCGGTGAGGGCCGGTTCGCGGCCGCCGACTTCCTCCGCGAGATCCAGGGGCTGAGCGCCCACTTCCGGCCCCTGCGCATCGACGGCGAGGACTACCGCCACCGCGGCCTGCCCGAGGCGCCCGCCCCGTACGACGACGCGACCGTCACCCGTACCGCGTACCGCACCCCCGGCGCTTCCCTCGACGACTTCCCCTCCCTCCTGGAGCATCTGTCCAAGGTGCACCCCAGCCGGTACGGCGCGATGTGCGACGGCATCCAGGCCGTGTGCCTCACCGACGTCCAGGCGGTGCCCGACCAGTCCACCGCGCTGCGCCTGGTGGTCCTCGCGGACCGGCTCTACGACCGTGAGGTACCGGTGCTGGCCTCCGGCAAGCCCTTCGACGAGCTGTTCAGCGACGAGATGCTGCGCGGCGGCTACCGCAAGAAGTACTTCCGGGCCATCTCCCGTCTGACGGCGCTGGCACGCGACGCGGGGGCGCTGGTAGCGGGGTAG